TTACTACATAACCGCTGATTGAAACGTCATTagtaaatgtcatttattatattCCATTCTCATTTATATATCCTCTCCAGTGTACTCATGGGATGGTAAAGTGCCCATTCATCAGATCATGGTCATCAGAcgcacacttaaagggatagttcacccaaaaatgaaaaattactcaagcggtttcaaacttttttaagtttctgtcttctgttgaacataaaggagatcttttgaagaaaataaaaactggtaacattaactttaaaaaacaaaaacaaatactatgattacaggtttcaagctttcttcaaaatatttcctttggtgttcaaaaaaaaaaagaaagaaagaaacttaagTTTGGAACAAGCGAAGGGAGAGTAAACAATGACCAAACTGCCAGTATTAGATGAACTAACCATTTAAGATATTCGATAAAAGTCATTAAGGTATGCCTTttgtatgagtactgtgaatttagaCACACTTCTTTTGCCACATGTCGTTTTTTTGCCTACTACATACTATAGCTATAGCCAATGGCAGGCTGGTTTAAAAGTGAGGGACATTATAATttcagaccaaaacaaaaacaaaacaggcaCACCCATTCATACAATGTCAATCACAAATATTTAGATCTTTCTTTCCGAgaatacaattttaaattaaactcagaaaaaagtaaaagagcaattccagcattatggagaAATTATGTCAACATTGTATCAAACATCTGTTAATATTTTCAAAACAATCACAGGGTTATGGTATCAGaacaaatatcaatctgtaaacattttttatattttaaatgagtttaaatatttaaataaaataaacgcataaatgcattatggatgtgaccaaaaagtctTTAAGTTCACAGTAtaaaacatactttgtagaaacgATGTGAATTAAACTTCACAATcccaaataaataatgcaaatcaTAAAGATAAAGAGTTGGGTCactatagaataaaaaatattcactttattttacatttttagcatTTATGAGGAAACAGCTTTGTTATGAATGTGAGATGTGAAATTGCCCTTTTTGTgcctttggtaaatcaaatataatagtttaaaagcattgacaaaaacattttagagtatttttacagtgctgtaaaaTACAAGTGTACACAAAAAACCTAGAAAAGGTTTtgatattttgatgaaaacttGGTTGACTTTTGCAAGGAATTGCTTTTGTCATGTTAGCATTTATGTATAAgctatatatatgtctgtgtgtaaACATGTATATCTATTGTACaagttctttgtttatttatgtgaaatgttatttatttatgtttgtttatttatcatttaatgaTGTCAAACACATATATGATGCGTTTAACGCTGTTTTTGCGCCTTTTTGTCATTAATTTACCGGTCATCGCTCAGCCCAAATTCTCCTTGTAGGAACTGGAATATTTTAGCGCTATGCTGCTTATTTTTCTCCGCTGTATCGGTCACTCCAATGGCTGACACGGTCATCAACACACATGGGGAGCTGGACCCCGCGATCAGCATCGGCAGGTCAGCCTTTACCACCAGATTCATCCTCTGAAGACATAAACAAAAGCAGAAAATACGTTTACATAACTGTGGAGCAATCACGTCTTCGTATGATCAAGGTCAAGACATTTGAAGTCGAGTTCAAAAAACACTACTGCCCACACAAACGCATAGCAAAAACATTAACTTTTTCTTGCACAGCTAGCGTTAATGCTACAATACTCACGTCTTCCGGCTTCCCCAAAGCTGCAGCCAATGTAGAACATAGTCTTTTCAGAAAGTCTTCTGGAAACTTGCTTGCAGGTAAATTAGTTTCTACATTTATGAACGGCATGATTTCAATCTGTGTGCGTCTCTGTCAAAATGTGAGAAAGACCTGCTGCAACAACAGCCCCTCTTCCTCGTGATACACCGCTCTCTCTGATTGGTTGAAAGGCAGAGACGCCTGTTCACCGAGCTCTGTGATAGGCCAATGTGGCGAATTCTTTACACGCCTCTTGAGCGCTTGGAGATTGAATGAATGAGATTGAAACAAGggtcaaaataaatgacaaaatagcgTTTCTATACAGCATACTGGATACAGTGCTATGTTCTTTCCTGTTTTTGCAAAAGCAACATAAATGCTATATTTAGCTTTACTTCTTAAGGAGAACGATTGTGTGATCAAGTCTTGCAAATAGTTTGGAAAGTGTCATAACACTATTTATCAGGCTTTTGTTTAGCAACTCTAATAGATCCTTGTAAATCATAAACAAGACCTTATCAAAATCAAGGCATACAATTGTGTAATGTGCTAAAAAAAGCACATCAAAGCAGTATGATCGCATGTTACACAAGATGTACAATGCTTAAATAACAAACCAAGAAATAAGATAACAGCAGCTCTTTATTGTACAAGCTCATTTACATGATCACACATTCAAAAGTATCAGTACATATTTCATAACTATAAACATAAGCAGACATTCACTGCATTAATATTTAGGACCTGTAGTTAATTTTTCTAGTTGTAGTGTCCAGCTCTTTCAATTTCTTCATCACACCAGAGATGTGACACCTGAAGAAACAACATATCCGGTTATTATCCGGCATAGCACCATGCATTTTATTTCCATGTTGACTATAGGCTTACCACTGGACAGTTTGCACTGTTTAAGAGCCTCGTTGAAGCCTTCACACAAGCTCAGATCAGCCTGAGTCGTGGCACAGTCCAGAAACTGCCTCACCTCAAAGAGACAAGGACCAGACTGAGAGGGTGGAAGTCGTGAGGGCTCctgagaaacatttttaaaatacatacttGATTGTTACATATTCCTCATTActattacaataaatacattaagaTCATTAAACAAACCTCTTTTTACTAGCATTTTGAGTAAAACTTGATACAATGTTCTGTCATAAAAAGTTGGCTGTTTAAAGGTACTGTAAATACCCATTAATTTTAttcacaattacttttttttgcTACCTTATTGTTACGATTAAAGTACTGTGAACCACGAGGTTGTTGATAAATGCAAATCAAAACCATCAGTCCATgttattaagtaaaaaataataattgtttaaataattgaagcAGAATTCTTTTTGAAAAAGTACACTAaacacacggaatctgcgcgtgcagaattttGCATATTTTTAGCTCAtcgttgattctgtttatttacttgaaaataatttaaaaactggataaatataaatttacacagtacaattattgactaatatgaaaatgttcatgtaatttatttacaatcccagtttgtaaagtaatattttctgtcttttagtagacatTTTATATAAAAGACTTGATTTGTGTactaaataaagtggatctagatggatttgcattgtaaacattaaatacaagttaaaatgtattactgtttagttcatatattaaggttttagttatgataatcccaaaatcattccgcataaatccgcagttttaacaaaattctgcgcagaaatagcaaaaaatgtctgcagattccataTGGCCCAACTCATAACCCACCAATTCCTATAAAATACagcaactcccatgattccacactcagtagtagtgtttccatccacctattgttATGCGCATTATCGGGTTGGatttggattattgcataaaataatgcttgatggaaatgccaaggtacgcatacattttaaaaatgcacataaaaacatatgcacataactgagaaggataaactttttttatgtaaaactgcATATAAACTATAATGGAAGCACAATTTTAacgaataaattccagtatgtgcagcaaaaaatgtgtaaaaaaggtTTGTGATGGGATGCAATAATGGAAAAACCTGAAGTTggccacattgtaaaacatctgaaatgttgatttgGTCATTTTGAAATGTCTGAaccgtattattattatattattaattacctccagaactgtcaagagcaacTGCGCTCCTGGTCTTACGCCTCCAAATGCCACCACATATTTATTGTGTGTCAGCAATGTTTTtgaggcacaagtaatttattatataaggaATAGTCTCAGGGCTTggcattaacacccgccaacctgccAATTGAgagtagatttcagctgtggcgggttagacagtcaCTTTCACTAGCCGCTTTGGCTaatatttaaattgcactttactTTAAAAGCAGAGTTCAACAATAAGGATTGCCCAATGAGGGGCCAACATAAGAGATtacaaaaataactgtgtttgtgagagcaaaagaaagcaggtgaataccgaatgagaggaagATCACGCGCATGGTGAGACACCGGCGATCGTGATGCACTGACGAGAGCTTCAGCGTCAAGGCTGATTTCAGGTGATGTGATGCGTGCGAGTGTTTAAAAGTTTCAAAAAGAAATGGTTCTTTGCGTGAAGCATCCATGCCTGGAAACGTAACTGGTGCAATTGGTTCTCTTTttaatagactggacaaaaagcaacGCTCGTGCACTCACAAACCTGCTGCTTACTCTTTTGTACTCTGTTGCTTTTGCTTTAACCTTCacatgatcatcctttcattatcgcacaCGGTTTCacttgctttcttttgcttggtTATTTTGGGATAAAAatcgtttattttttatttatggtgTGGCtagagaatttttttaaaatctttagtgttgagccctgataTGGGGGTGAGGTTGTTGATTCAATGCTATATGAAACCATCAGtccacattttacattttattaaaaaaataattgtttaaaagcaTAATTCTTAATTAAAAAGCACAGTAAATAATTCCTCATATCCCACCAAATCCCATAAAACACATCGAATGACATCATAATCAGCACTGTTTCTTTCCCACATAATCACAACCGGAAGTAATCAAATGTGGCATGATAAAAGCTTTGTCAGGCTCATCTCTCATCAGTAATTGTTCTTGTTTTGCTTTTAATGGttcatttgttaacattataATAAGCTTTGAATAACTCATCTATCAACATGACTTCTGCAGGAGCcctgtaggatgtaatgaagacgtCAACACCCATGATTCTACactcagtagctatgtttccaggTTGCTTTCGCTTGAACTTTTCacatgatcatcctttcattatcgcacaTGGTAAGTTTTTCCACctactttcttttgcttacagttattttgggctaaaaatgtttttttttattcatgctgTGGCTAGAGAAAAATTTGGtcaatccttagtgttgagccctgaaaagtcatatgaaataaaaactaattgcaatgcgacactatgaaaccacaacccactTACTATTTATTAACCTATTTAGCAAAgccatacacaacacacaaaagtgaaatgaatgaggaggcatgtaaaaaaaacaaaaaaatctaaaccaaGCAATTTTAGCACGCCAAAGTCTAATTTTAAGcttataaatgatatattttataacTTATATATTTCCCAgtaacaaaattgtggctagtcaACATGGCTAATGGccagtaatgttggaaaactactagccacagtggctggtgatcaaaaaaaagttaatgtcaagccctgagaTAACCTCTTATGGGATTGTGGCTTATTCTCTCAGTAAAACAGTCAAGTCTTGTACTTCAGATTTTTTGAATAAATTTCTTTGAATTAAATTTGTAATGTTGTGATTGAACTCTACGAATTAAAACACTTtgataaagatttttaaaaatccagaCACAATGCCACTcaaaaagtggaaaaaataaataaaataaatcaataaacattgGGTATGACCTGATATGTAGGTGCTGGTTTGGGTGCATCAGAGCTGCTGCTGCCTCCGCTGAAAGCACCTGTGATGGCACTGCCCATCACATGCCCTACAGCTGAACCGACGGCCACTCCAGCCGCTGTGGTGGCCATCTGGGCCATGAGACCTGGCTGCTTAGGCTGAGCCGCAGCAGGGGCCACTGCCATCGGAGGAGGAGCTGCAGGAGCTGGAGCATAGGATGGGGCGGGAGCACTAGAAAGAAAACAGGATGAAATATGTTAAAGAGATTTAAAGACACAGGTCACCATAAAATGaccatttactcacattcaagCAATTCTATAATTATGAAGAAAGAAAGATacattggaagtcaatggctgttttagAGTCACATTCATTTTggaacagtgacaacttgtgacatggtctctatattgtttattaCTCTACTTTgaattgttcagtctgaaattgcatgtaaatatgactttaaaaccACATTAGCTCTGTTTAATTGGCTGtgaacaatgttgcactttgatagtcattggctgctaatataattcacttttaataaaatatgcaaagaatacttttatgaaattatattattagtctgaatatgtgaatataaaaccaactttaccccaatcagTATATATAcacctttgtgttcaacagatgaaagaaacaaatgaagaatGAGTAAACAATGGTAGTTTAGATTTTTTGGTGAACTTTTTCTTTAAGTGTTCAAGTATAATATGCACAAGCTGTCTTCATATTCACCGTAAAGCACACATACAGAATTTGGCATaccatgaatatattttaaattaatctgTATCTATATCACGTGACACAGAGCTGCTTTTGGCATCTTCAGATGGAAAGGAGATAAAGTTTTAAATCTGGTTTGCGTCATGAGAGCCATTTTACACGAATAAACAAATATTGCACACATTTTAAGATGTATGGTAGTAAATAATACAAATAGGTTTAGTTTGACAGTTTGACCTTTTACCATCTGTTTTGGTGTAGAATAATACCCGAATTCCTTAATTTCTAGCAAAGAAACATTTTGTGGGCTTTCTTTCTGAGCCCAGTCTGTTTTCTTGAACGCAGCTAACGTCTAACTTTACTTCCAAGTTACATGAGCTTTAGCTCGCTTACATCATAGGTGTATAGTGCGTAACAAAACTAGTCAAGTAAAAGATACCTCGCTGGTGCTGGTGAAGGACGACTGCGACTTCCTCTTGCCATTGCAGTAGATTGTGACCACTTTTAGTCCTTTCGATTATTGTTATAATTGCGCAAAACAATTGTGAAGGCGGTCAAATCCAGTCTACACACGCACAGTACTCTGACAGCCGGTGGACGCACGTGTGTTTGACCTTGCGTGGTTACTGTAGACACTGCGCATGCGCTACTCGGTGTTCTAGAAAAGCCCCGCGTATAATAAGTTATTTCTGAGGTAAATGTTTTATAAAGCATTTGCATTTACTCTTAAAGCAATTCTTAAGGGTTTCTAAACTACAAaagcaaaatattttcttttaggtttgagattttagatttttttttagattttaggtttgaatgatgtaaataatatatgtttaggtaaaataattttatttaaaatctgaaaaaaacttactacatttaaacactaaaaaacgTCACATTacttaaagcagagatgcccaaagtaggaccGGCGGGCCATAGTTGGCTCATTGTAACATTTGATTTGGCCAACCATCCCATCTAAAAGGAGTGAGTATGATTGGGAGGGTTGGGTCGAATGCGTTTAAAGGTTCATcaagagatcgtcatttctagtTTTaggtaaccttttttgtttgttttattgctgagctacaaaaaaagcaaacagaaattacatgtttcaattaaatgtaaataaatcagattttttaatatgtaaatactgtcactcgacggatagactatgcagaagacatcagcaagcaaatcaagagtacaaaaactattattttgttataaattagactttactgtttttactttaatagtaataaaatgtaaaaaaaaaaaaaaaaaaagtactgtattagctaatataaagcaatgtcttcaagtcatttttaaacattattaaataaattagaaaactaTTCATGGTAAATTACCCCACCTATTGCGCCTTTGGCCCATTAGCCTCagtttgatttttggcccttcatatgaaaaagtttggccacccttGTTttatcttacactgtaaaacccaacagtcaactttatcaaatgaaatgagtgtagggaactcaaaattgactgaaagttaattctactaatttgaaaagagttttgaattcagtgttgaaggtaattaaCCTCATTACGTcatcttaaatggagtaagttcacagtactcatatagattagtttttaactggtttgtagcaatcggtttcctcaaacggtttcaGTTGCCTTAACATATTGAGTtgtacagtactcaattggtttgagttctcttcatttattaatttttactgtgctcaaattgcttcatttactccaATGGAttacgttcacagtactcattatgaTTAGTCTGtgagcttaaatggtttgttgcagtcggtttcctgtaacggtttgagttaccttaactttttgggttttacagtgtatgtcacACTTTTCCCACTAGATGGCGCTAAAATATAAGTACAACCCAGTAGAACGCAGAGACTTTTAGACTACTGTCATGATTTGAGACTCCAAAGCTTCAGTTTGACACAAAGCATAACGAACAAAGTAAGgatgttttaaatgtgtttgttttcaattaTAACGTGCTAGACTGATTTCTATAGTTTCTCAGATAATGTGGGTTTTATTTCTCAGTTATAAATATCAGGAAGGGGtgacactgtggcgcagtggttagcactgccactcacagcaagaaggtcgctggttcgagtcccgactgtgTCAGTTGACAgtttgcgtggagtttgcatgttctccccgttttcgcgtgggtttcccccatgtctttggactgtgatccctataggtgaattgaataaactagcatctcatctgctgagtaaaacctatgctggataagttggcctttcattccgctgtggcgacctctagaACTAAGCTGacggaaaataaatgaatgaataaaatatcagGAAGAATATTATTTGTCTTCTTGGAAATTGAAGTCAACAAATCAAAGTTTACACTTTTCATATGAAATACTAGGCAGTTTTATAGGCCTGTATTTCAGACCTGTAATGCATGCATGGGCGTAGGTGTGTATAGGGCAGAAATTTTAAGGTGTGGATGTCGGTGCATACATTTATGTTACAATACGCGTTTAAAAAAATAGGGAAGCAAACAGCTAATAGAGAAAAAATGTCAATCTAGAGATAGAATTTTGACTTtactaaaaagtttttttttttaactaattttactaatattttactaatattattgaagagGTCTTAACTAGCTGAGTAAAATAAGTGCTATTGTTTCAGGtaaactgcaaaaaacaacaCCAATGAATGTAGTAAACAATGCAATAAACAGTAAACAATGCAATAAACCCtttcattttaaagtatttaaatgtattcctATAATTAGTacacattaattaatattactgtgtacttaaatgtataaattacaatataaatgCATATGTTTCTATCCATTCCCAGTaataagttgcagctggaagggcatccgctgcataaaacatatgctggataatgtGTTGGTGGTTTatccctggattaataaagggacttttaTAAAGGGACTCACCGCTAGGGCATTATTGGGTAAATTGCCATCTTATGTTTGTAACCTTTTATCATATTATACTTGTAGTTATAGTACACAAAAttcttataaattacatttaactgtTCCTTGAGTGTGTACGGAGTTTGGTAAACCGGTTTTTCTCCTTTGGCCCTACATTATGGAATGAAATGCACACTGTTATCATGTTAGAAACAATTCCATCTCTAAATATTGTTAGGAATTGTTTGAAGTCTTACCTGAAAGAGTCATGTAAGTGTTTTGTGTAAATTTTAATTTGCGATATTTTATGAATGCGTATTTTTATATCTGAAACTTTTTGTGCTGCCATTTGGCCAGGACCCCCTCGTAGAAGAGATGCATATCTCAATAGGaaattcctggtaaaataaaggataaataaaaaaaatgtaatggacTATAATTGTAACCCTAAATCTGGTATACATTGATAATCTATTaatattactgtgtgtgtgtgtgtgtgtgtgtgtgtgtgtgtgtgtgtgtgtgtgtgtgtgtgtgtgtgtgtgtgtgtgtgtgtgtgtgtgtgtgtgtgtgtgtaattgaagTAAAATACATGCTTAAACCACCTCTTTAAATGATTGAATCCTGATTAAACACAACATACAGTAGCATTTGTAGCTTTTTATCTGTGAAGAACTTTAGGTGAAATGAAAGAGTGTAATTTGAAATGCTTTGCAGCCAGGGATGTAAACATGTTGATAAAAACAGCTCAACTAATGCATCAGATTGCATTGTGGTTACAGCTGGCCTGATAATTTCTGCTTAGTGTGTGGCATGGGGGAGCTCAAACTTACTTAAATTGGCATGATTCACACCCCAAGTTTCAGATGGGAGGTGGTGATTCAGCATGCATTAGGGCTTTGTATAAGGTTCTGCCTAATTTCCACACGATAGGTGGTCTGTTGTGTCTCAGCATTAGTGATTACATTGAATTTAAAGAACCATTTTGGCTCAACAGGACAGGAGGACTGTGTCCATATGGTCTTTGATGATGCTGCATCTGACCTCCACAGACTTCCATGGTGAATTCTGGAATGATTCACAAAGGCTAAAAACATTAACACAATACGGTGTGGAAAACCAGTATAAACTGGGAATTAACTGCCCACAGGGATTTGTCTTTGTCAGCATCtactgattattcattcattcattttcaacttcTTTTCCGAGGCTGGGTCGCGGGGGCAACATTCTTAGGAGAGAAcctcagacttccctctcccccaacacttcctccagctcctccatgGGAGATCccaaggcgacgcagtggcgcagtaggttgctggttcgagcctcagctaggtcagttggcaattctgtgtggagtttgcatgttctccctgcgttcgcgtgggtttgctccggtttcccccacagtccaaagacatgtggtacaggtgaattgggtaggctaaattgtccattgtgtatgagtgtgaatgagtgtgtatggatgtttgccagagatgggttgcggctggaagggcatcccctgcgtaaaacaaatgctggataagttggcggttcattccgctgtggcgaccccagattaataaaaggactaagctgaaaaaaaatgaatgaatgaatgaattttataacaTTCAAAGCAACAAGTGCATTGTAGTTAAATTAGCTTTAATGTGCTATCCTAAAAGTGGATGAAGAGACTGGATTGATTATTCAAGTATGGTCCAATATTTCACAAACATCCAGTCGACACAGCAATGTTATTATCCAAAATAAAtctacattttgtcagtttagtggctaattcagacgTACACAAATGTAAGAATTTtgaaaggaggtgtggcaccaaatcCCCTCCTAAGCCCAAcatcattaggggatgagcaaatcttactaaattgtatgaatgagattgtacaaattcataggaattagccactaaatcaaaaagttacgaattgc
The sequence above is drawn from the Danio aesculapii chromosome 21, fDanAes4.1, whole genome shotgun sequence genome and encodes:
- the ddt gene encoding D-dopachrome decarboxylase — protein: MPFINVETNLPASKFPEDFLKRLCSTLAAALGKPEDRMNLVVKADLPMLIAGSSSPCVLMTVSAIGVTDTAEKNKQHSAKIFQFLQGEFGLSDDRILVLFYPLEPSQIGKKGTVMSFL
- the chchd10 gene encoding coiled-coil-helix-coiled-coil-helix domain-containing protein 10, mitochondrial, producing the protein MARGSRSRPSPAPASAPAPSYAPAPAAPPPMAVAPAAAQPKQPGLMAQMATTAAGVAVGSAVGHVMGSAITGAFSGGSSSSDAPKPAPTYQEPSRLPPSQSGPCLFEVRQFLDCATTQADLSLCEGFNEALKQCKLSSGVTSLV